The genomic interval GGAAGGCATAAGCCGCTGCATCGGGGAAAGCGCCCAGCCGAAGGTGGCATGCATCAGCCGCTCATACGCGATAGCGTCTCGCATCCGGCCGAACACGCGGCTGAGATCAGTCCAGGAACGACTGAGCGTGGTTGTGACATGAAGGGCCATTTCGCGCGCGGCGTGGTCGACGATCTTCGTAGCAGTGCGGGATCGTGTTTCCGGCTCCTGACGCGCGGTCTCGAGCGCGAGAGTGCGCGTAGCACCACCGCCGCCGCTCTCCCGTGCGGGCGCTGCGGTCATCGTCCCAACAGTCATCAAAGGCCAGAGCCAGAACACCGCTTTGATCCCATACCTGAAATGCACTTTTGCAATAATAATCAGGTAAATGTTGCGCCGCAACAAAAATGTGCGGCGCAATAAGGGATCATGGTTGCGGTAAACGTCGACTTAACGCGGCTCAGCAGCTGTCGGGCCAGGCGCCGCGGGGCCGCGATGGCGCCGGCGCGTAGATGCGTTGCCGCTTGTAGACCCAGCGTTCCTTGGGCTCGTGATAGCGCACAATGTTTTCATACGGTTTCAGCAGAACCCGCTTTTTGCGGTAGACAATGCGGCCTGAGCGCGTGCGCACCTTTACCTTCCGGTAACCGTACACGCCGGAGCGACGGTGGATTTCGTAGATACCGGGGCGCTTGACGACATGCTTCCGCACAACGCGATGACGTACACGCGGCTCATGCTTGACGGTACAGCCGCCGTCACCGCGCCACCAATCGCCGAAGGCATGGGCGGGCTGAACATCCCCCGAAAGCCCGAAGGCAAACGCGAGAACGCCGAGAGCAACAAACAAACTCAAATGTTTCATGAGGGATCACCGTTTCAGCTTGATACACCCACACTATCCGCTCGCGTCAGGGGCGGCAAAGCTGGACGGCGAAAATCGTAAACAGATTGATGCGCACTGTGTGCGGTGCTGCGGCGGGCCTTGTTCTATGCCTAATTATGCGGCACGCTGCTTAACGACGCGCACGATCATTACCTGTCGCGCACGTGACAGAACTTCCGGATACCCACATAAAAACAGGATGCGTCATGGTCTCCGCCGTCGAGCCTCTTTCCACCTCCAGCCTCGATGACGTTCTGGCGGCGCTCGAGGCGATCGCGGCCTCCGCCCATGTCACCGACATCGAGAACCTCAAGACGTTCACGCGGCTGCTCTACGCCGACCTGAACGAGGCGGATCTGCGCCAGTCGGACCCGCAGGCGCTGGCGGCTCTGGCGCGCGAGGCCTTCGCGTTTTTCTATCAGCGTCAGCGCGGTACGCCGAATGTCCGTATAGGCCGCGCGCCGACAGGTCCGAACGGTGCGACCCGGTCGGTGGTGCACATCGTCAATGACGACATGCCGTTCCTTGTCGACTCGGTGCTCGGCGAGATCATCGACCGCGGCCTGAAGCTCGACTGGATCGCCCACCCGATCTTGCATGTCGGGCGCGACCCGGACTGTCGCCTGCTCTATCTGGACGACCACACGGCGCAGGAGCCGCCGGTTGAGGAGATGCCGGAAGCCGGGCTGGAAAGCGTCATGGTCATCCAGCTTGAGGACATTCCGTCGGAGACCGAGCGGAATGTTCTGCAAAAGGCAATCATCCAGACGCTGGAGGACGTGCGGGCGGTCGTTGGGGACTGGAAGCCGATGATGGGCCGCTTCCGCGAGGCTGTCGAGCGTTACAAGACGGGCCACCCGCCCGTGCCGGAGGATGAGCGCGAAGAATCGATCCGCTTTCTGGAATGGATTTCGGATCGCAACTTCGTGTTCCTCGGGATGCGGAATTACCGGTTCGAGCCGAACAGCGAGCCGCCCGAGTTGATCCCGGACCCGGAATCCGGCCTCGGAATCCTGCGGGACATCAACGCCAAGCTGCTGCGCCAGCCTGGCGAGGGCACGAGCATGCGCTCCGAGGCGGTCGATGTGTTTCTGCGCCCTGAGCCGCTCATCATTACCAAGGGCAATCTGCGCTCGCGCGTCCACCGGCGCGTGAACATGGACACCATCAGCCTGAAGCTTTACGACCGGGAAGAGCATCCGGTCGGCGAAATCCGTGTCGCAGGCCTGTTCACAGCTTCGGCCTATACCCGGTCGGTCGAGGATATTCCCTTTCTTCGGCGCAAGGCGAAACTCGTGCTCGACCGATCGGGCTTTCCCGAGCAGAGCCACTCCTGGCGCGCGCTGCGGACGGTTCTGGACACCTATCCGCGCGACGAGCTGTTCCAGATCGACGTGGATCAGCTCCTCTCCTTCGCCACAGAAATCCTCTCGCTCGAACTCAAGCCACAGACGCGCGCCTTCGTGCGCTATGACACGTTCGGCCGGTTCGCCTCGGTCCTGATCTATGTCGCGCGTGACCGCTTCTCGACGGAAAAGCGCGTGCGCATCTGCGAGTACCTGGCCGAGGCGTTCGGCGGGGAGGTGACGAAGGCCACGCCGTTCTTCACCAACGCGCCGCTGGTGCGTCTGCACGTCATCGTCTGGCGCACCGGCGCGGAGCCGATCGGCGCGGCGCCCGAAGACCTTGAACAGCAGATCGAGAATATCGTTCGATCCTGGCGCGAGACGCTACGCGACCGGCTGCGTGAAAACTACGGCGAACGCGCCAGTGCCCTGATTGCCCGCTACGGCGATGCCTTTTCGGCGGGCTACGAAGAATACAACTCCACGAACCGCGCGCTCGGCGACATCCAGAAGCTCGAAGAGCTGAGTGCAGACTCCCCGATTACGGTCGAGTTCTGCAAGGACGAAAGCTGCGGGCCGAGGCAGGTTCGCGTTAGCTTGTATCAGCTCGATGAGCCGATCTCTCTGAGCCGCCGCGTTCCCATTTTCGAGAACATGGGCTTTGCCGCCAGTTCGGAGCGGACCTTCACGGTCGAGCCGCAGGACGGCGGCGAACGGCGCACCGTCTATCTGCACGATATCCTGCTGGAGCCCAGTACCAGAGGTGAAATCGAAATCGACTCCGTGCGCGAGCGTCTGGAGAACGGTTTCCTTCGCGTCTGGTACGGGCAGGCCGTCAACGATGCCTATAACGGGTTAATCCTTCGCGCCGGGCTGACCTGGCGGGAGGCCGCGGTGTTCCGCGCCTATGGCTCCTATCTCCGCCAGATCGGCGCGCCGTTCGGCCAGGGCTATATGGCCGGCACGCTCCAGCGGCATCCCGAGATAGCGCGCGACCTGATCGCGCTGTTCCACCGGCTTTTTGACCCCGACCTGAACCCGGCCGAGGCAGAAGACCCGGACGCGATCGCCGCTCGGATTGAGGACGCTCTCGACGATGTCGCAAGCCTCGATGAAGACCGCATCCTGCGGCGCTTCCTGAACGTCATTCAGGCGACCATGCGCACCAACTTCTATCGTCAAGGCCCGGTTGATGGCGGCCCGGCAACCGTTGCTTTCAAGCTGGTCAGCAAGCAGATCGAGGGGCTTCCGCTGCCGCATCCCTATGCCGAGATTTTCGTCCATTCGCCGCGCGTTGAGGGCGTGCATCTGCGCGGCGGGCCGATCGCGCGCGGCGGCATCCGCTGGTCGGATCGGGCGCAGGATTTCCGCACCGAAGTGTTGGGGCTGGCCAAGGCGCAGCAGGTGAAGAACGCCGTGATCGTGCCGCAGGGGGCCAAAGGTGGCTTCTATCCGCGGCAAATTCCGGCCAATGCCGGCCGGGAAGCGCGGATGGAAGAAGGCGTTGCCTGCTACAAGCAATTCATCTCGAGCCTGCTGTCCATCACCGACAACCTCAAGGAAGACCTCGTTATCCCGCCTGAGCGCGTGGTGCGTCGCGACGGGGACGATGCCTATCTGGTCGTGGCGGCCGACAAGGGCACGGCGACCTTCTCCGACATCGCCAACGCGATCGCCCAGGAGAACGACTTCTGGCTCGATGACGCTTTCGCCTCGGGTGGTTCCGCCGGCTATGACCACAAGGAGATGGGTATTACCGCGCGCGGCGCCTGGGAGGCGGTGAAACGCCATTTCCGCGAGCTGAACCACGACATCCAGAACGAGCCGTTCACAGCGATCGGGATCGGGGACATGTCGGGTGACGTGTTCGGCAACGGGATGCTGCTGTCAAAACAGACCCGCCTGCTCGCTGCGTTCGATCACCGCGATATCTTTATCGACCCTGACCCGGACCCGGCGACAAGCTGGGCCGAGCGCAAACGCCTGTTCGACCTCGCGCGGATCACCTGGCAGGACTATGACCGAAGTCTGATCTCGAAAGGCGGCGGGGTCTTCAGCCGCAGCGCCAAGGCGATTCCGCTCACCCCGGAAATCCGCGAATTGACGGGATTGGAAGCCGAAGAGGTTACGCCGAACCAGCTCATCAATGCGATCCTTCGCATGAAAGCCGACCTGCTGTGGTTCGGCGGCATCGGCACGTTCGTGCGAGCAGACAGTGAGACGAACGCCGACGTCAATGACCGCGCCAACGACGCCACCCGGGTGACCGCGAGCGAGCTGCGCGTGCGCGTGATCGGCGAGGGCGCAAATCTGGGCATCACCCAGCGCGCGCGCATCCAGTTCGCCATGCGCGGCGGTCACGTGAACACCGACGCGATCGACAACTCGGCCGGGGTGAACTCGTCGGACTTCGAGGTCAATATCAAGATCGCGCTGGGCAAGGCCGAACGCGCCGGCAAGATCACGCGGGAGGAGCGCAACCAGATCCTCGCAAGCATGACGGACGAAGTTGCGCATGACTGCCTCCGCAACAACTACCTGCAGACACTGGCGATCAGCCTTGGCGCGCGCCGCGGCTTGGCCGATCTCGGCTTTCAGGCAAGGTTGATTGAGGCTCTTGAGGACAACGGACTCAACCGCGACGTCGAGGATCTGCCAAGCAATGCGGAAATCCGCGGCCGCAGCCAGCAGAACCAGCCGCTAACCCGGCCGGAACTGGCAGTGCTGCTCGCCTGGGCGAAGATCGACCTCTACGACCGCCTGGTTGACTCGCCGGTCTGCCGGGATCCGCATCTGAGTTACGCGCTGCAGGACTATTTCCCCGAGACGCTCCGCACCCGATTCGCCGACGAGATCGAGGCGCATCCGCTGCGTCGCGAGATCATCGCAACGCAACTCGCCAACGCGATCATCAACCGCGGCGGCTCGACCTTCATCGTCCGGCTCATCCAGGAGACCGGCAACTCCGCCGACGAGATCGCCTATGCCTTCGCGGCGGTGATGCAGAGCTACGGGTTCCGCCGGCTTTATGACGCCATCGACGCCATCGACAACAAGATCGACGGCGCGCGCCAGCTTGATCTCTATCTCCGGCTCCAAGACGAGTTGCGCCGCCAGACCGCCTGGTTCCTCCGCCACGGCAAGTTCGAGCGCGGGCTGGAGCCGGTCATCTCGCGCTACCGCGATGGTATCGCGCGCATCTCCGACAACCTGCACGCGGTCTTGCCGAGAGAGCAGGCACAGCATGTGGAGGTGACGCAGGCGGAATACGTCACCGGCGGCGTGCCGGAAAGCCTTGCCGGGAAGCTGGCCAAGCTTGGCGCGCTGGGCGATGCGCCGGACATCATCCTGGCCGCTGAGGAGGGCGGCTATGATCTGCTCCAGACCGCGCGGGTCTATTACCAGTTGTCCGGCTATTTCTGCATGGACGCGCTGCGCCGCGTTGCCGAAGAGCTGGCACAGACCGACTATTATGACCGGCTGGCGGTCAATACAACGATGGAGCTTGCGGCGGTGGCGCTGCGCGCGCTCACCTTGCGCATTCTGGCCGAGGCACAGGTGCAGCAGACCGATCCGGATTTCGATGCCTGGTTCGAGCAGACGAGTGCGGCGGTAGCGCGGACTCGCAACGGCATTCTCGCGCTGATCGAGGGCGGCGAGCCGACACTGGCCAAGCTGACCGTGGCCGTCGCGCAGCTGCGTGATCTTGCCGGATGAGCAGCGTCGCCGGTGGCGCAGCGCCTGCGCAGACCCGCGCCGGTCCACTCGGCATCGGCGGCTGGGTGCTGTTCGACTGGGCCGCGCAGCCGTTTTACACGCTCATCACGACCTTCCTTTTTGCGCCGTATTTCGTCGACGGCTTCATGACCGATCCGGTCGCCGGGCAGTCGCTCTGGGGCTTCGTGACGGCGGCGGCGGGCGTCGCGGTCGCGCTGCTCAGCCCGGTGCTCGGGGCCATGGCCGATGCGAGCGGACGGTTAAAGCCGTGGATTTTCGGCTGGTCGGTTGTGTTCATCGTATCGCAGGCGGCGCTGTGGTTCGCCGTTCCAGGCGAGATGGGCGCACTGCCG from Dichotomicrobium thermohalophilum carries:
- a CDS encoding NAD-glutamate dehydrogenase is translated as MVSAVEPLSTSSLDDVLAALEAIAASAHVTDIENLKTFTRLLYADLNEADLRQSDPQALAALAREAFAFFYQRQRGTPNVRIGRAPTGPNGATRSVVHIVNDDMPFLVDSVLGEIIDRGLKLDWIAHPILHVGRDPDCRLLYLDDHTAQEPPVEEMPEAGLESVMVIQLEDIPSETERNVLQKAIIQTLEDVRAVVGDWKPMMGRFREAVERYKTGHPPVPEDEREESIRFLEWISDRNFVFLGMRNYRFEPNSEPPELIPDPESGLGILRDINAKLLRQPGEGTSMRSEAVDVFLRPEPLIITKGNLRSRVHRRVNMDTISLKLYDREEHPVGEIRVAGLFTASAYTRSVEDIPFLRRKAKLVLDRSGFPEQSHSWRALRTVLDTYPRDELFQIDVDQLLSFATEILSLELKPQTRAFVRYDTFGRFASVLIYVARDRFSTEKRVRICEYLAEAFGGEVTKATPFFTNAPLVRLHVIVWRTGAEPIGAAPEDLEQQIENIVRSWRETLRDRLRENYGERASALIARYGDAFSAGYEEYNSTNRALGDIQKLEELSADSPITVEFCKDESCGPRQVRVSLYQLDEPISLSRRVPIFENMGFAASSERTFTVEPQDGGERRTVYLHDILLEPSTRGEIEIDSVRERLENGFLRVWYGQAVNDAYNGLILRAGLTWREAAVFRAYGSYLRQIGAPFGQGYMAGTLQRHPEIARDLIALFHRLFDPDLNPAEAEDPDAIAARIEDALDDVASLDEDRILRRFLNVIQATMRTNFYRQGPVDGGPATVAFKLVSKQIEGLPLPHPYAEIFVHSPRVEGVHLRGGPIARGGIRWSDRAQDFRTEVLGLAKAQQVKNAVIVPQGAKGGFYPRQIPANAGREARMEEGVACYKQFISSLLSITDNLKEDLVIPPERVVRRDGDDAYLVVAADKGTATFSDIANAIAQENDFWLDDAFASGGSAGYDHKEMGITARGAWEAVKRHFRELNHDIQNEPFTAIGIGDMSGDVFGNGMLLSKQTRLLAAFDHRDIFIDPDPDPATSWAERKRLFDLARITWQDYDRSLISKGGGVFSRSAKAIPLTPEIRELTGLEAEEVTPNQLINAILRMKADLLWFGGIGTFVRADSETNADVNDRANDATRVTASELRVRVIGEGANLGITQRARIQFAMRGGHVNTDAIDNSAGVNSSDFEVNIKIALGKAERAGKITREERNQILASMTDEVAHDCLRNNYLQTLAISLGARRGLADLGFQARLIEALEDNGLNRDVEDLPSNAEIRGRSQQNQPLTRPELAVLLAWAKIDLYDRLVDSPVCRDPHLSYALQDYFPETLRTRFADEIEAHPLRREIIATQLANAIINRGGSTFIVRLIQETGNSADEIAYAFAAVMQSYGFRRLYDAIDAIDNKIDGARQLDLYLRLQDELRRQTAWFLRHGKFERGLEPVISRYRDGIARISDNLHAVLPREQAQHVEVTQAEYVTGGVPESLAGKLAKLGALGDAPDIILAAEEGGYDLLQTARVYYQLSGYFCMDALRRVAEELAQTDYYDRLAVNTTMELAAVALRALTLRILAEAQVQQTDPDFDAWFEQTSAAVARTRNGILALIEGGEPTLAKLTVAVAQLRDLAG